In one window of Bacteroidales bacterium DNA:
- a CDS encoding glycosyltransferase: MIKGQNLVCISNTTWFGEYQRSSVQLLSRLGKQNTILYVEYAFTIKDLISGILGKTKAPVKQILGIQDRLKEIATHENGKVVKMTLPPVIPFNHFKNDKLFRMVLRINSFIIASSVRKAMKRLKMKDAISITSFMPFYGLFLAGKLNERLNVYYCYDSIDGKRNGPRGKVYETEYIGKTDGVIVTSDNLASQKASLHPNIFVVKNGVDFRLFREAVNGMSKPGLPKVVCYTGSIDQRFETEIIEYCITKAPDYEFIFVGPVRNKAAADTISKYPNVKLLPPVPPEQIPAIMFNSHVGIIPYTRTHLNKNVYPLKINEYLAVGTPVVMTDFAHLPEFSGLVSVAPDKESYFEKIKLEVESDTPEKQAGRVAFASENSWESRTEAFADALQKMLDMKKR; this comes from the coding sequence ATGATTAAAGGACAAAATCTGGTCTGTATAAGTAATACAACCTGGTTCGGTGAATATCAGCGTTCCTCGGTGCAGTTGTTATCACGACTCGGCAAGCAGAATACGATTCTGTATGTGGAATATGCTTTCACAATCAAAGACTTGATTTCCGGCATACTGGGAAAGACAAAAGCACCGGTAAAACAAATCCTGGGAATTCAGGACCGGCTTAAGGAAATTGCTACCCATGAAAATGGGAAAGTGGTTAAAATGACCCTGCCACCTGTAATTCCTTTCAACCATTTCAAGAATGACAAGCTTTTCAGGATGGTGCTCAGGATCAATAGCTTCATTATTGCGTCTTCTGTCAGAAAGGCTATGAAAAGGCTCAAAATGAAGGATGCCATCTCCATTACTTCTTTCATGCCATTCTACGGGCTTTTCCTGGCTGGGAAATTAAATGAAAGGCTGAATGTTTACTATTGCTATGACTCTATTGATGGAAAACGCAATGGCCCCAGGGGAAAAGTATATGAAACGGAATATATCGGAAAGACTGACGGTGTAATTGTAACCTCCGATAACCTGGCATCCCAGAAGGCAAGCCTGCACCCCAATATATTCGTTGTGAAAAACGGGGTTGATTTCCGGTTATTCAGGGAAGCTGTAAACGGGATGTCAAAACCGGGGCTTCCAAAGGTGGTATGTTACACCGGAAGTATCGATCAGCGGTTTGAGACTGAGATCATCGAATATTGTATCACAAAGGCTCCCGATTATGAATTCATTTTCGTGGGACCTGTCAGGAATAAAGCAGCTGCAGATACCATCAGCAAATATCCTAATGTGAAACTTCTTCCCCCTGTACCTCCTGAACAAATCCCTGCGATTATGTTCAACAGCCATGTGGGAATCATCCCTTATACCCGTACCCATCTCAATAAAAATGTGTACCCACTGAAAATAAATGAATACCTGGCGGTAGGAACACCTGTTGTCATGACTGACTTTGCCCACCTGCCTGAATTCAGTGGACTGGTTTCCGTTGCTCCTGATAAAGAAAGCTATTTTGAAAAGATTAAACTTGAAGTGGAATCGGACACCCCGGAAAAACAGGCAGGAAGAGTAGCTTTTGCCTCCGAAAACTCATGGGAAAGCCGCACCGAAGCTTTTGCCGATGCATTGCAAAAGATGCTGGACATGAAAAAAAGGTAA
- a CDS encoding glycosyltransferase family 4 protein, with product MKIGIEGQRLFRSKKHGMDMVALELIRNLQQIDHENEYVIFVKPDEDDQVIKETPNFRIEKLSGGFYPQWEQIALPKAARKAGCDILHCTSNTAPVFTGIPLVVTLHDIIYMESSYIKIMQGSGSSYQKFGNIYRKMVVPRIVKSSKKIITVSHFEKNRIADFFGMKGDSRLTAVYNGVSEHFKPVTDPAELERVKKKYRLPDKYFFFLGNTDPKKNTKGTLQAYSSFVRKAGNDIKLLMLDYDRSELGKILEEIGNPALIDQIKLTGYVVNTDLPAIYSMSELFLYPSLRESFGIPMLEAMASGTPVITSNTSSMPEIAGDAAVIMNPFKPSEITNAIINLLNDKELRSANIEKGFTRARYFTWKRMAEEVLDIYKEIGPLNKK from the coding sequence ATGAAGATTGGAATTGAAGGACAACGTTTATTTCGAAGTAAAAAGCATGGGATGGATATGGTGGCCCTGGAGCTGATTCGTAACCTCCAGCAGATCGACCATGAAAACGAATATGTCATTTTTGTCAAACCCGATGAAGATGACCAGGTAATCAAGGAAACTCCCAACTTCAGGATTGAAAAACTAAGTGGTGGCTTCTATCCCCAATGGGAACAGATCGCCCTTCCAAAGGCAGCCAGGAAAGCCGGTTGCGACATACTTCACTGCACAAGTAATACTGCACCCGTTTTCACGGGAATCCCGCTGGTGGTTACCCTCCATGATATCATCTACATGGAAAGCAGCTACATTAAAATTATGCAGGGAAGTGGCTCCTCATACCAGAAATTCGGCAATATTTACCGAAAGATGGTGGTCCCAAGGATTGTCAAGAGTAGCAAAAAAATTATCACCGTTTCCCACTTCGAAAAGAACCGCATTGCCGATTTCTTCGGAATGAAAGGGGATTCCAGGCTCACCGCGGTATATAACGGTGTAAGTGAACATTTCAAACCCGTTACCGATCCTGCTGAACTTGAAAGGGTCAAGAAAAAATACCGCCTTCCTGACAAATATTTCTTTTTCCTTGGAAATACTGACCCCAAGAAGAATACAAAGGGAACCTTACAGGCCTATTCGAGTTTTGTGAGGAAAGCAGGAAATGACATCAAGCTTCTCATGCTTGATTATGATCGTTCGGAACTGGGGAAAATCCTGGAAGAAATAGGAAATCCCGCATTAATCGACCAGATCAAACTTACCGGTTATGTTGTAAATACTGATCTGCCTGCCATCTACAGCATGTCTGAACTCTTCCTTTATCCTTCACTCAGGGAGAGCTTCGGGATTCCAATGCTGGAGGCTATGGCCAGCGGCACCCCTGTTATTACCTCCAACACATCCTCCATGCCGGAAATTGCAGGTGATGCAGCTGTGATCATGAATCCCTTCAAGCCTTCTGAGATTACTAATGCTATAATTAACCTGCTGAACGACAAGGAGCTGCGCTCAGCAAACATTGAAAAGGGATTTACCCGGGCACGCTATTTCACCTGGAAAAGAATGGCTGAAGAGGTGCTGGATATTTATAAAGAAATTGGCCCACTTAATAAGAAATAA
- a CDS encoding glycosyltransferase family 2 protein has protein sequence MITFLYILEIILLTGLSVSTLYIFVFAVAGFFYRQPEYSRNPKMRKIAVLIPGYKEDDVIVDVARAALKQDYPSSLFDVVIIADSFQPETLTELRTLPIKVVEVKFEKSTKSKALNKAMEELSNDYEIAVILDADNLMALDFLSKINASFEYNYVAVQGHRAAKNMDTAFAILDAVSEEINNHIFRKGHRALGLSSAIIGSGMAFQYQFFKDMMATVKAVGGFDKELELIMLKAGFTVNYLHDAVVLDEKIQKAEAFSNQRRRWLSAQILYFKKDMTASIKALITKGNVDYFDKAFQFMQPPRILLLGAMLLLGIVFIALNLLLGIPGWMNIAWAISAGLCVLAFVFSIPRSFYTTETLRALQSLPKGMLLMFLSLLKIKGANKQFIHTKHGAVKPVRNI, from the coding sequence ATGATAACTTTCCTATATATCCTTGAAATCATCCTGTTAACAGGACTCTCGGTTTCGACACTGTATATATTCGTATTTGCAGTGGCAGGATTTTTCTATCGTCAGCCTGAATATTCCAGGAATCCCAAAATGAGGAAAATTGCTGTCCTGATTCCCGGTTATAAAGAGGATGATGTAATTGTTGATGTGGCTCGGGCTGCACTCAAACAAGATTACCCTTCATCTCTTTTTGATGTAGTGATCATTGCTGATTCCTTCCAACCCGAAACGTTGACTGAATTAAGGACTTTGCCCATCAAGGTGGTGGAAGTAAAATTTGAGAAAAGCACCAAGTCGAAGGCCCTGAATAAAGCCATGGAAGAACTCTCCAATGATTATGAGATTGCCGTGATCCTGGATGCTGATAACCTCATGGCCCTGGATTTCCTGAGTAAAATCAATGCTTCTTTCGAATATAATTATGTGGCTGTGCAGGGACACCGTGCCGCCAAAAATATGGATACAGCATTTGCCATCCTCGATGCCGTTAGTGAAGAAATCAATAACCATATCTTCAGAAAGGGCCATAGGGCATTAGGGCTGTCTTCAGCTATTATTGGCTCAGGAATGGCTTTTCAATACCAATTTTTTAAGGATATGATGGCCACTGTGAAAGCGGTGGGAGGCTTTGACAAAGAACTGGAACTGATCATGTTGAAAGCAGGTTTCACAGTGAATTACCTTCATGATGCCGTTGTACTGGATGAAAAAATCCAGAAAGCAGAAGCATTCAGTAATCAGCGCCGCCGTTGGCTTTCGGCACAGATTTTATACTTCAAAAAGGATATGACGGCCTCCATCAAAGCCCTCATTACGAAAGGAAATGTTGATTATTTCGATAAAGCCTTCCAGTTCATGCAACCCCCAAGGATTTTACTCCTGGGTGCCATGTTACTCCTCGGAATTGTATTCATTGCACTCAATCTGCTCCTGGGGATTCCCGGCTGGATGAATATTGCATGGGCCATTTCTGCTGGACTATGCGTTCTAGCTTTCGTTTTCTCGATCCCCCGTTCCTTTTATACAACGGAAACACTCAGGGCATTGCAGAGTCTGCCAAAAGGCATGTTGCTGATGTTCCTCTCACTACTGAAAATTAAAGGAGCAAATAAACAGTTCATCCATACCAAACATGGTGCTGTAAAACCGGTCAGGAATATTTAA
- a CDS encoding glycosyltransferase family 2 protein — protein sequence MNKMDHPLVSIITVNFNHPEVTCALLASLRKITYPNIEVIVIDNASPDDDPSMIIENYPEIQFIQSKVNLGFAGGNNIGTRIAKGKYVLFINNDTEVEPGFLEPLVDKCESNPSIGGVSPKIRFYSKPDTIQYSGFTPINPYTIRSKGVGFGEKDKGQYDKDSPTPFVHGAAMMVPMEVIRKVGMMAESYFLYYEELDWGARIRRAGFELWYVGNSLIMHKESISTGKLSPFKTYYINRARLLYLRRNVAGAQFFIALLFQTFVSIPKNILTYLFKGEMKHLAAYSRAVSWHLQNPLPGDIHSNPLL from the coding sequence ATTAATAAGATGGATCACCCACTGGTTTCAATCATTACAGTCAATTTCAACCACCCGGAAGTCACCTGTGCGTTGCTTGCCTCCCTTAGGAAGATCACCTATCCTAATATCGAGGTAATTGTGATTGATAATGCTTCTCCCGATGATGATCCTTCTATGATAATTGAGAATTACCCTGAAATCCAATTCATTCAAAGTAAAGTGAACCTTGGTTTTGCAGGGGGTAATAATATCGGAACCCGCATTGCTAAAGGTAAGTACGTACTTTTCATCAATAATGATACTGAAGTTGAACCGGGATTTCTTGAACCTCTTGTCGATAAATGTGAGTCAAATCCATCCATTGGAGGGGTAAGCCCTAAAATCAGGTTCTATTCCAAACCGGATACGATTCAATATTCCGGTTTCACTCCAATAAACCCTTATACCATCAGGAGTAAAGGGGTAGGATTTGGTGAAAAGGATAAGGGCCAGTATGATAAGGATAGTCCGACACCTTTTGTTCATGGAGCTGCTATGATGGTTCCCATGGAAGTGATTAGGAAAGTTGGGATGATGGCAGAGAGTTATTTCCTTTATTATGAAGAACTTGACTGGGGAGCCAGGATACGGAGAGCAGGTTTTGAGCTCTGGTATGTCGGGAATTCCCTCATAATGCATAAAGAATCCATCTCAACAGGGAAATTAAGTCCTTTTAAGACCTACTACATAAACAGGGCACGTCTGCTATACCTGCGAAGGAATGTGGCCGGAGCCCAATTCTTCATTGCATTGTTGTTCCAAACTTTTGTCTCCATCCCTAAAAATATCCTTACCTATCTTTTTAAAGGGGAGATGAAACACCTGGCAGCTTATTCCAGGGCCGTATCATGGCATCTTCAGAACCCATTGCCGGGAGATATACATTCAAACCCGCTTTTATAA
- a CDS encoding response regulator, whose product MTLRNKIIFLVIGCFVIFIGSLVIFKETQMRQNDLIIRSALDQQEMIVNNAIEGKTDQLHQIVVDYSNWDDIIVHLSQIDRGWANDNIASIINSFKLHSVGVFNIENQLIYGFGVYPKEMLGNDQEKKEIIKNLKKTGFIHYYRKIPEGILEVSAATIHPTLDTARTTPAAGYFYASKLWDQRFFSELSKNTGCIVMMENADYEVDNTGSGKSINTSLKLHDHNKVTISTLVFQKPNKQLALIHKISDFVMYFLAILLLSILVIFFYILFRWIRRPLMIISETLKRGDTYMLGSLQSKNDEFNQIANLIITFNQQRKELELENAERRMIQLQMTKQSDLLQGLAEASYRLLTIVELEEAIQKSFDAVVDKSNVDRIFIFKNVYDSEKETMRVRRVYDWVHPDFRDKVVTAEYEEIYYSNAADSLYPVLQKGMTVKGVPADFSASLKELFEHQWVKSIIIVPILDPDEHTLWGFTGFADCSSGHLWNAAEETVLGMLANSIGGAIRRYQAQQELKDAMELARSADRAKSNFLASMSHEIRTPMNGVIGMTSLLLQTKLSETQREYVETIETSGDSLLNLINEILDFSKIESGHMQLEESAFDLRSCIEDVLDLMAPKIFEKRLEIIYYLDPNIQPYIFGDGFRLRQILVNLIGNAIKFTEMGEILVQVILDDHADDSIFLEFSVRDTGIGIPAEKIEALFMPFTQVDASTTRKYGGSGLGLAISANLVHLMEGKIWVTSEPGVGSDFRFTIKTYFTTPPPDENNHVEQLMKMSGKKLLIVDDNSTNRKILQQQLKNWNIDSIAVESGPKALALLNKGDKFDACLLDMQMPEMDGEMLAKEISKKYSKSQMPLIMLTSIGINQKNPEMQQLFSYYLNKPVKHSHLAEILVSVLNPGSNHISAHKDLEQDLKNISIQYPFRILIAEDNFINQKLIRNLFDVLGFKTDLVANGHEAIDALKRKHYDLIFMDVQMPEMDGYEATQKIKERWNHDGPVIIAMTANAMQGDKEKCIVSGMDDYISKPLRLEDLERVIRYWGELKNPKFLNVSNEIVTVFTESN is encoded by the coding sequence ATGACACTACGAAACAAAATCATTTTCCTGGTAATCGGGTGTTTCGTCATCTTCATAGGCTCTCTGGTGATCTTTAAGGAGACACAGATGAGGCAGAATGACTTGATAATACGATCAGCCCTGGATCAGCAGGAGATGATCGTAAATAATGCGATTGAAGGTAAAACAGATCAATTGCACCAGATTGTTGTGGATTATTCCAACTGGGATGACATCATCGTTCACCTCAGTCAAATTGACAGAGGATGGGCTAATGATAATATTGCCTCTATTATCAACTCTTTCAAACTTCATTCTGTTGGCGTCTTCAATATAGAAAACCAGCTTATCTATGGCTTTGGTGTTTACCCAAAGGAAATGCTGGGCAATGACCAGGAGAAGAAAGAGATTATAAAGAATCTGAAGAAAACAGGTTTCATTCATTATTACCGGAAAATTCCTGAAGGCATTCTTGAAGTTTCAGCTGCCACTATTCATCCTACTTTGGATACTGCCAGGACTACTCCTGCAGCAGGTTATTTTTATGCCAGTAAATTATGGGATCAGCGATTTTTTTCTGAACTCTCGAAGAATACCGGCTGTATCGTAATGATGGAAAATGCTGATTATGAAGTCGACAACACTGGAAGCGGGAAGTCTATCAATACCTCACTTAAACTTCATGACCATAATAAAGTAACTATCAGTACACTGGTTTTTCAAAAGCCAAATAAACAGCTGGCATTGATTCATAAGATCAGTGATTTTGTGATGTATTTCCTGGCGATCCTTTTGCTATCCATCCTTGTAATATTCTTCTATATTCTTTTCCGTTGGATCAGGCGACCACTGATGATCATTTCTGAGACCCTGAAACGGGGAGATACATATATGCTCGGTTCATTGCAAAGCAAGAATGATGAGTTCAACCAGATCGCTAACCTGATTATTACTTTTAATCAGCAGCGAAAGGAACTTGAACTTGAAAATGCCGAAAGGCGGATGATTCAACTGCAAATGACCAAACAGAGTGACCTGTTGCAGGGGCTGGCAGAAGCGTCCTACAGGCTGCTTACTATTGTTGAACTGGAAGAAGCCATCCAGAAATCATTTGATGCTGTTGTAGATAAATCGAATGTCGACAGGATTTTCATCTTCAAAAATGTATACGACAGCGAGAAGGAGACCATGAGAGTGAGGCGTGTTTACGACTGGGTTCACCCTGATTTCAGGGACAAAGTTGTTACTGCCGAATATGAAGAAATTTATTACTCAAATGCAGCCGACAGCCTTTACCCGGTCCTCCAGAAAGGAATGACAGTAAAAGGGGTGCCTGCTGATTTCAGTGCAAGTCTGAAGGAATTATTCGAACATCAATGGGTGAAGTCCATTATTATTGTACCTATCCTCGATCCTGATGAACACACCTTATGGGGATTCACGGGCTTTGCTGATTGTTCTTCCGGACACCTGTGGAATGCTGCAGAAGAAACTGTGCTGGGAATGCTGGCCAACAGTATCGGTGGGGCAATCAGGCGTTACCAGGCACAGCAGGAACTGAAAGATGCTATGGAACTGGCTCGCTCAGCTGACCGGGCTAAATCCAACTTCCTGGCTTCCATGAGTCATGAAATCCGTACACCAATGAACGGAGTAATTGGAATGACCAGTTTGCTCCTTCAGACAAAGCTTTCCGAGACTCAAAGGGAATATGTTGAAACTATTGAGACATCAGGAGATAGCTTACTCAACCTTATCAATGAAATTCTCGACTTCTCCAAGATTGAATCAGGCCATATGCAGCTGGAAGAAAGTGCATTCGACCTGAGGAGTTGTATTGAAGATGTGCTGGACCTCATGGCTCCCAAGATTTTCGAGAAACGGCTTGAGATTATCTATTATCTCGATCCCAATATCCAGCCTTATATTTTTGGGGATGGATTCAGGCTAAGGCAAATCCTTGTGAACCTGATTGGAAATGCCATCAAATTCACCGAGATGGGAGAAATCCTTGTACAGGTAATCCTGGATGACCATGCCGATGATTCCATATTTCTTGAATTCTCTGTTCGTGACACAGGTATTGGGATTCCAGCGGAAAAAATTGAAGCCCTTTTTATGCCCTTCACCCAGGTTGATGCATCTACAACCCGCAAATATGGGGGCTCCGGACTCGGACTTGCCATTTCTGCCAACCTGGTGCACCTCATGGAAGGAAAAATCTGGGTTACCAGTGAACCTGGTGTCGGCTCCGATTTCAGATTCACCATCAAAACCTACTTTACTACCCCGCCACCGGATGAGAATAACCATGTTGAGCAACTAATGAAGATGAGTGGGAAAAAATTGTTGATTGTAGATGATAATTCCACAAACCGGAAAATATTACAGCAGCAGCTTAAAAACTGGAATATTGATTCCATAGCTGTGGAATCAGGCCCGAAAGCCCTTGCATTACTAAACAAAGGCGACAAATTTGATGCATGCCTGCTCGATATGCAGATGCCGGAAATGGATGGGGAAATGCTTGCAAAAGAGATCAGCAAGAAATACTCCAAATCCCAGATGCCTTTGATTATGCTGACTTCTATCGGCATCAATCAAAAGAACCCGGAAATGCAGCAGCTCTTTTCCTATTACCTAAACAAGCCTGTGAAACATTCTCACCTGGCAGAAATCCTGGTTTCAGTCCTTAACCCGGGAAGCAACCACATTTCAGCTCATAAGGACCTCGAACAAGATCTGAAGAATATCTCCATACAATACCCTTTCAGGATACTGATTGCTGAAGACAATTTCATTAATCAGAAACTGATCCGTAACCTGTTTGATGTGCTGGGTTTTAAAACCGACCTGGTAGCTAATGGCCATGAAGCCATTGATGCATTGAAAAGGAAACATTATGACCTCATTTTCATGGATGTACAAATGCCCGAAATGGATGGATATGAGGCTACCCAAAAAATTAAAGAACGCTGGAATCATGATGGGCCTGTTATCATTGCCATGACGGCTAATGCTATGCAGGGGGATAAAGAGAAATGCATTGTTTCCGGTATGGATGATTATATCTCGAAACCATTACGCCTCGAAGACCTTGAAAGAGTCATAAGGTATTGGGGAGAGTTAAAGAACCCGAAATTCTTAAATGTGAGCAACGAAATAGTTACAGTTTTCACTGAAAGTAATTAA